The following proteins are encoded in a genomic region of Doryrhamphus excisus isolate RoL2022-K1 chromosome 6, RoL_Dexc_1.0, whole genome shotgun sequence:
- the szl gene encoding sizzled, with product MTSSLVLVLVLALLAAPLGAFDLGQSTRCVAIPNQMKVCKDVGYSEMRLPNFLGHSNLEGEVVPRSEDWRPLLQTGCHPQAQAFLCSLIAPVCLDTFIQPCRSLCVAVRDSCAPVLACQGHPWPEALDCERFPAEEDMCLSPHAKFTHFAKVLPKAACQNCPTVDEAPALKTVLDAFCQHDFAVTAKLHRRRLLTGDPQFEVEGRVEFIRQGPLLPYDTHHLLHQWLLINLRCANALVRPGRSQLYVLTGTVWADGTLAITRLFPWHKKDANIAMATRKWKHHRC from the exons ATGACCTCTTCGctcgtcctcgtcctcgtcctcgCTCTCTTGGCGGCCCCCCTGGGGGCCTTCGACCTGGGCCAGTCCACCCGATGCGTGGCCATCCCCAACCAGATGAAGGTGTGCAAAGACGTGGGTTACTCCGAGATGCGCCTCCCCAACTTTTTGGGCCACAGCAACCTGGAAGGGGAGGTGGTGCCGCGCTCGGAGGACTGGAGGCCTCTGCTGCAGACGGGCTGCCATCCTCAGGCCCAAGCCTTCCTCTGCTCGCTCATCGCTCCCGTCTGCCTCGACAC GTTCATCCAGCCCTGCCGTAGCCTGTGCGTGGCCGTCAGGGACAGTTGTGCCCCCGTGCTCGCCTGCCAGGGTCACCCTTGGCCCGAAGCGCTTGACTGCGAGCGCTTCCCCGCCGAGGAGGACATGTGCCTGTCGCCTCACGCCAAGTTCACTCACTTTGCTAAAG TTTTGCCCAAAGCGGCGTGTCAGAACTGCCCCACAGTGGATGAAGCCCCCGCATTGAAAACCGTCCTGGATGCTTTTTGCCAGCACGATTTTG CCGTGACCGCCAAGCTGCACCGCCGCCGTCTCCTCACCGGTGACCCCCAGTTTGAAGTGGAGGGCCGGGTGGAATTTATCCGCCAGGGCCCCCTGCTGCCTTATGACAcccaccacctcctccaccaATGGCTGCTCATCAACTTACGCTGCGCCAACGCTCTGGTGCGGCCCGGCCGATCGCAGCTGTACGTGCTGACGGGTACCGTGTGGGCCGACGGCACCCTCGCCATCACACGCCTCTTCCCCTGGCACAAAAAGGATGCAaacatcgccatggcaacacgcAAGTGGAAGCATCACAGGTGCTGA
- the LOC131131121 gene encoding DCN1-like protein 5 isoform X2, whose amino-acid sequence MERFCEDLCVAPENVIMLVLAWHLEAANMGFFTKDEWLRGMASLQCDCTERLQSKLDDLQSELNDSGLFKNIYRYSFDFARDKDQRNLDMDTAKSMLALLLGRSWPLFPVFLQFLEQSKYKGVNKDQWYNVLEFSRSIRTDLTNYDEDGAWPVLLDEFVEWHKACSAL is encoded by the exons ATGGAGAGGTTTTGCGAAGACCTTTGCGTGGCCCCCGAGAAC GTCATCATGCTGGTGTTGGCCTGGCATCTGGAAGCTGCCAACATGGGCTTCTTCACCAAAGATGAGTGGCTCAGGGGAATGGCGTCCTTACA GTGTGACTGCACAGAGAGGTTGCAAAGCAAACTGGATGACCTGCAGAGTGAGCTCAACGACTCGGGCCTCTTCAAAAACATCTACAGATATTCTTTTGACTTCGCCAGG GATAAAGACCAGAGGAATTTGGACATGGACACTGCAAAATCCATGCTggccttgttgctaggcagatctTGGCCTCTCTTCCCTGTCTTCCTCCAGTTCCTTGAA CAGTCCAAATACAAAGGTGTGAACAAGGATCAATGGTACAACGTGTTGGAGTTCAGCAGAAGCATCCGCACCGACCTCACCAACTACGATGAAGACGGAGCTT ggCCAGTGCTTCTGGATGAGTTTGTGGAATGGCACAAAGCTTGCTCTGCATTGTAG
- the LOC131131121 gene encoding DCN1-like protein 5 isoform X1: MPVKKKRKLPDPDDHQQKCKITSFTQHPICAKKPFSSKKCLAWFHQYAGRDEVVGPEGMERFCEDLCVAPENVIMLVLAWHLEAANMGFFTKDEWLRGMASLQCDCTERLQSKLDDLQSELNDSGLFKNIYRYSFDFARDKDQRNLDMDTAKSMLALLLGRSWPLFPVFLQFLEQSKYKGVNKDQWYNVLEFSRSIRTDLTNYDEDGAWPVLLDEFVEWHKACSAL; encoded by the exons ATGCCtgtgaagaagaaaagaaagctCCCTGATCCTGATGATCATCAGCAAAAGTGTAAAATCACAAG CTTCACCCAACATCCCATCTGCGCCAAAAAGCCCttctccagcaaaaagtgcctGGCTTGGTTCCACCAGTACGCAGGCCGGGACGAGGTGGTCGGCCCCGAGGGCATGGAGAGGTTTTGCGAAGACCTTTGCGTGGCCCCCGAGAAC GTCATCATGCTGGTGTTGGCCTGGCATCTGGAAGCTGCCAACATGGGCTTCTTCACCAAAGATGAGTGGCTCAGGGGAATGGCGTCCTTACA GTGTGACTGCACAGAGAGGTTGCAAAGCAAACTGGATGACCTGCAGAGTGAGCTCAACGACTCGGGCCTCTTCAAAAACATCTACAGATATTCTTTTGACTTCGCCAGG GATAAAGACCAGAGGAATTTGGACATGGACACTGCAAAATCCATGCTggccttgttgctaggcagatctTGGCCTCTCTTCCCTGTCTTCCTCCAGTTCCTTGAA CAGTCCAAATACAAAGGTGTGAACAAGGATCAATGGTACAACGTGTTGGAGTTCAGCAGAAGCATCCGCACCGACCTCACCAACTACGATGAAGACGGAGCTT ggCCAGTGCTTCTGGATGAGTTTGTGGAATGGCACAAAGCTTGCTCTGCATTGTAG
- the LOC131131421 gene encoding prolactin-like, whose amino-acid sequence MSHLRSGQSQPAGREQGSMMRGYFAVVTLLQLFPKVDAVPICSYGHAGCHIPTLADLFERIIQQSSRMHDISTDLHSQYEQSLVPNRNHMGTWKCHTHDILAPDNKEMVQSLGRDRLTQVVLRLLGAWGDPLSRLHQSVTRHRDRDSNHYSNKALQMSDAIQELKAGVLKMAEKMKLVGVAGSNTAAHVPPEGAPTLAYKRGAPSSVDPNDLLYCLRRDADKVKNYLRILQCSSLPGLQC is encoded by the exons ATGAGC CATCTCCGCAGTGGTCAAAGCCAGCCGGCCGGCCGGGAGCAAGGCAGCATGATGAGAG GTTATTTTGCAGTGGTCACACTGCTGCAGCTTTTCCCGAAGGTCGATGCCGTCCCGATCTGTTCCTACGGACATGCAGGATGTCACATTCCCACGCTGGCCGACCTCTTTGAACGCATCATCCAACAATCATCAAGGATGCATGACATCTCCACTGACCTGCACTCGCAATAT GAGCAGTCCTTGGTCCCCAACAGGAACCACATGGGAACGTGGAAGTGTCACACCCATGACATCTTGGCACCAGACAACAAGGAGATGGTCCAAAGTCTGGGA AGGGACCGGCTGACCCAGGTGGTCCTCAGGCTGCTGGGGGCCTGGGGGGACCCCTTATCACGGCTGCACCAGAGCGTGACACGGCATCGGGACCGAGACTCCAACCACTACAGCAACAAGGCGCTGCAGATGAGCGACGCCATCCAGGAGCTGAAGGCCGGAGTCCTGAAAATGGCCGAGAAG ATGAAGCTTGTGGGCGTGGCCGGTAGCAACACGGCGGCCCACGTCCCTCCGGAAGGAGCGCCCACCTTGGCCTACAAGAGAGGAGCTCCGAGCTCGGTGGACCCCAACGACCTGCTCTACTGCCTCCGCCGCGACGCTGACAAGGTCAAAAATTACCTGCGCATCCTGCAGTGCTCTTCGCTGCCAGGACTGCAGTGTTAA